The genomic DNA TCTCGATCCCTCCTTGCTTGCCGTAGCAGCCAGGCTCATCAGTAATGGCATTCAACGACGATGAGACGCCTGCTTCTACTACCAATATAGGTACATTCCGTCACCCCCTAATTCCATGTACACACCTTCAAAAAAACGAACGAATGGTTCCATGGGTATAGAGATGATGATTGTTGGAATAATGTTTTGCTTTTCATATGGGTGTGGGTGCAGGAAGGACCAAGGGTCTGGTGACGATCAAGCCTGTGAAGTACTTCAAGGATGATGCGGCGTTGACGGCGGACACGGTGACGGCGGAGGTGGAGATCAACGCCACGTCCTCCACCACCGTGAGGGAGGGGCTGGACCTGGTGGCCGTGCTCGACGTCAGCAGCAGCATGGGCGACTCCGAGTATCCTGAGAAGGCAAAGATCGAGAGCCTGAAGAAGGCCATGAAGTTCGTGATCATGAAGCTCACCCCCGTGGACCGCCTCTCCATCGTTACCTTCTCCAGCGTAGGGAAAAGGCGCTCCCCGCTGCGCTCCATGACCCCTACCGCCCAGAACGAACTCAAGGCTCTCGTCGACAGCCTGAAGGCCACCGGCTCCACCAACATACAGGCCGGCCTCGAGACCGGGCTGGCCGTCATCGCCGGCCGCGTCAACACCAACGCCCGCACCGCCAACATCTTCCTCATGTCCGACGGGCACCAAAACAAGGATACTGAAGCCAGGAATGTCAACCCTGGCCAGGTGGCCGTCTACACGTTTGGCTTTGGTAGTGGTACGGACCACAAGTTGATGAGCGACATCGCCAGGAATTCTCCCGGCGGGACTTTCAGCAACCTGCCCGACGGGTCCAAGGTGAGCCTGCCCTTCTCGCAGCTGCTCGCCGGCCTCCTCACCGTGGTGGCGCAGGACGTGGAGCTCACCCTGACGCCCAAGACGGAGGGGGGCGACGTGGACACTATCGAGGTAGCTCCCGGCACCGACTACACGACGATCCCTAAGGGCCCTTCCTCCGGCGTGATCACCATCAAGTTCGGCACCCTCTTCGCTGGAGAAGGGCGCAGGGTTGTCATCACCCTCAAGCTCAAGGACGTGAGCGACACCAACAATGACGACTACGACGCGACCTTAGGCGAGGCCCAGCACAGCTTCACCGCCCAGGCGAGGCCCCGGGACCGTCAGGTCCCGCAGGACATCCAGATCAGGCGCACCCCGACCCCATCCCAGGCCCCTGGCACGAGCGGTAAGGCCCGGCAGGTGCAGGCCGAGATTGCCCGGCGCCGGCACGCCGACGCCATAAGGCAGGCGAGGAAGCTCGCCGACAAAGGCCAGCTCGGCGAGGCGCGGGGAACGCTGGAAGGCGCGCAGGACGCGCTGGATGACATCGTGCTGGACGACGGCCAGAAGCTTGTGGACGCGCTCCGCGCCGAGCTGCTGAAGCTGATCGGGCTCATGGACGACCAGGAGGTCTACAAATCCAAGGGCCTCCCGTACGCCCTCGCCTCCGAGACGTCCCACGACCGCCAGCGCTACGCCGCCAGggacgacgacgtcgacgccgTGCGCCTCTTTGCCACGCCGCGCATGGACGCCTACCTCGAGCAGGCCAAGAAATTCGAGGAGGACTCCACCGCGCCGGTGCCGTCCGCCGAGGAGGATGTGAAGCAGGAGGTCGCTGCCAACCCGCTCGGCGCCGTCGCCACCGAGCTCGCCTTGGCCCTCCGTAACGCTATCGAGgcgctgcaggccatcgagaaGATGGTCGCCCCAAGCACCTAGCCACCTGCCACCGCTCTTTCCTTTCGTCTTAATTTACCAAGAGTTCGTTTCCAAATAAGTACACACTCTCAGAGTGCACAATCCTTTTGGTTTCAACCGTCTACATTACTATACAGTTGTTTGCAGCCATGCTTCAATCTCCGATCCTCCGATAACGTAAAGATGCCACCGTCTCACTCGCTAGTCCGGTGTCTCTGTCTCCACCAGGGTTCCTGGACATGGTCACATCTTCAACCTTCACTGACGACTATACCAACATCTTTCGGACGCCGGTGTGCTTTGTCCTTGCATGCTCCTCTGACCCCTTTTAGCTAGCACATGGCATGGCCACGGGCCCATGCATCTGTGCTGGACCTAGAGCCCTCCGCTAGCAAGCTGGTCAACTCCGGCgacaatgatgatgacgacgactctAGCTTCCCCTCCAAGGACCTTGTTGCGTTTTTGCTTCCTTCCGAGGCCACTTTTCTAATTTGGCTGCTTTTTTCATATAAATATTTACGGTGATAGCTTGGAACACAAGGGCCATATGGTTTTTTGGAAAATCGAAATATATACAATCTCTGCGTTAAACACACACAACCAATGAACCAAGTTCTTATAGAGGTTCAGCAATAGTTgatcacaaataaataaaaggagaaGAGCATATAAATAAGAGGAGATAATTATAAACACTATGTAATAATATTGCTTATCAGTCTATGTTTTGCGAAATGTCCAAAGCCTCTAATGCTCTGCTTGCAAGGACAAGAATATCACCATACCGTGAACTAAGGCATTGTTAATGTGTGAATTCCTTTACTTTGAATAATGGTATGTTGGTATTTGTTTGAATTGGTTGGTATTACTTCTTTGTCAAGGTTAATTTCTCtctatattattttttttatcttagaGAGATTTATTAGTTGTTAATTTACTTTTCTGTGGAATGTGACGGCAACGTACATATGTCATGCGGCATGACGTGTTCATCCCAGGTCCTTATCTTTA from Setaria italica strain Yugu1 chromosome VII, Setaria_italica_v2.0, whole genome shotgun sequence includes the following:
- the LOC101757900 gene encoding uncharacterized protein LOC101757900, whose product is MAFNDDETPASTTNIGRTKGLVTIKPVKYFKDDAALTADTVTAEVEINATSSTTVREGLDLVAVLDVSSSMGDSEYPEKAKIESLKKAMKFVIMKLTPVDRLSIVTFSSVGKRRSPLRSMTPTAQNELKALVDSLKATGSTNIQAGLETGLAVIAGRVNTNARTANIFLMSDGHQNKDTEARNVNPGQVAVYTFGFGSGTDHKLMSDIARNSPGGTFSNLPDGSKVSLPFSQLLAGLLTVVAQDVELTLTPKTEGGDVDTIEVAPGTDYTTIPKGPSSGVITIKFGTLFAGEGRRVVITLKLKDVSDTNNDDYDATLGEAQHSFTAQARPRDRQVPQDIQIRRTPTPSQAPGTSGKARQVQAEIARRRHADAIRQARKLADKGQLGEARGTLEGAQDALDDIVLDDGQKLVDALRAELLKLIGLMDDQEVYKSKGLPYALASETSHDRQRYAARDDDVDAVRLFATPRMDAYLEQAKKFEEDSTAPVPSAEEDVKQEVAANPLGAVATELALALRNAIEALQAIEKMVAPST